In Streptomyces sp. TS71-3, the following proteins share a genomic window:
- a CDS encoding Tat pathway signal sequence domain protein, giving the protein MESRRDVSRRAVLGTAVAGAAVGASAVGTVSAAAATGGGGAAGGGGAGWAPEVRTGGDRTWASILADSDLVWQKLPATWEEGPFLGNGFLGSGIYAEPGANAVRFNVQHSEVQDHRPEFGSIFGLARLPIGYFTLEPVGTITAVDWRLDLWNSELTGTITTDAGTLRLRVLIHATRQVLAVETTPSDGERDHRWVFHPADAISPRAAFKPLPEGYTGNPPATVGEEGGTSTSVQSLLSGGQHVTAWREVTRGHARTLYATVAHSFPGTGATAAARASVRASALLPLTALAAGHRSWWHAYYRKSFLSIPDARLQSFYWIQLYKVASAARRDAPVMATTGPWLEPTPWPASWWNLNVQLEYWLIHGSNHLELDAVTRSLSEFRDNIKAQTAPAYRSDSLVIARSNDITLSHGTDAGPGGTGGGIPGQDPPTPEVGNLTWALHNVWLSYRHTMDESILRDVVFPLLRQAINYYLHFLAPGSDGKLHLPKTFSPEYGVDTPDTNYDLALIRWGCTTLLDSARTLGIDDPLAPRWQDVLARLVPAPTDENGFMIGAGQPFAMSHRHYSHMLSVYPLYLVNWEQPENRDLISTSLEHWISFTGALQGYSYTGAASFSAQMLDGDRAAGYLSDLLRLYVQPNTLYKESGPVIETPLSASQSLHDMVCQSWGGVIRVFPAVPAGWRDVTVHDFRTQGAFLLSAAREGGATRWVRLFSEAGAPCVVRTDIDGPVEVRDGRGRELDFEDLGGGTLRVGVRRGEEAWVFPRGTRPSGVVRGVAPNASAPRWGLPAQ; this is encoded by the coding sequence ATGGAGAGCAGACGAGATGTGTCGCGGCGTGCGGTTCTGGGCACCGCGGTGGCCGGTGCTGCCGTGGGGGCGTCGGCCGTTGGGACGGTGTCGGCCGCGGCGGCGACCGGGGGCGGGGGCGCGGCCGGGGGCGGTGGGGCGGGCTGGGCGCCGGAGGTGCGGACCGGGGGTGATCGGACCTGGGCGAGCATCCTCGCCGACTCGGACCTGGTGTGGCAGAAGCTTCCGGCCACCTGGGAGGAGGGGCCGTTCCTCGGCAACGGGTTCCTCGGCTCCGGCATCTACGCCGAACCCGGCGCGAACGCCGTCCGGTTCAACGTCCAGCACAGCGAGGTCCAGGACCACCGGCCCGAGTTCGGCTCCATCTTCGGTCTCGCGCGGCTGCCCATCGGCTACTTCACGCTGGAGCCCGTCGGCACCATCACCGCCGTCGACTGGCGCCTCGACCTGTGGAACAGCGAGCTCACCGGCACCATCACCACCGACGCCGGCACCCTGCGGCTGCGCGTCCTCATCCACGCCACCCGCCAGGTGCTCGCCGTCGAGACCACCCCCAGCGACGGCGAGCGCGACCACCGCTGGGTCTTCCACCCCGCGGACGCCATCAGCCCGCGCGCCGCGTTCAAGCCGCTGCCCGAGGGCTACACGGGCAACCCGCCCGCCACCGTCGGCGAGGAAGGCGGCACGAGCACGTCGGTGCAGTCGCTGCTGAGCGGCGGTCAGCACGTCACCGCCTGGCGCGAGGTGACCCGCGGCCACGCGCGCACCCTGTACGCCACCGTCGCGCACTCCTTCCCCGGCACCGGCGCCACCGCCGCGGCCCGCGCCTCGGTCCGCGCGTCGGCGCTGCTGCCGCTGACCGCCCTCGCCGCCGGCCACCGCTCCTGGTGGCACGCCTACTACCGGAAGAGCTTCCTCTCCATCCCCGACGCCCGGCTCCAGAGCTTCTACTGGATCCAGCTCTACAAGGTCGCCTCCGCGGCCCGCCGCGACGCCCCGGTGATGGCCACCACCGGCCCCTGGCTGGAACCCACCCCCTGGCCCGCGTCCTGGTGGAACCTCAACGTCCAGTTGGAGTACTGGCTCATCCACGGCTCCAACCACCTCGAACTCGACGCCGTCACCCGCTCGCTCAGCGAGTTCCGGGACAACATCAAGGCCCAGACCGCACCGGCCTACCGCTCCGACTCCCTCGTCATCGCCCGCTCGAACGACATCACCCTCAGCCACGGCACGGACGCGGGGCCCGGCGGCACCGGCGGCGGCATCCCCGGCCAGGACCCGCCCACGCCCGAGGTCGGCAACCTGACGTGGGCGCTGCACAACGTCTGGCTGTCCTACCGGCACACCATGGACGAGTCGATCCTGCGCGACGTCGTCTTCCCGCTGCTGCGCCAGGCGATCAACTACTACCTGCACTTCCTCGCGCCGGGCAGCGACGGCAAGCTGCACCTGCCGAAGACGTTCTCGCCGGAGTACGGCGTCGACACCCCCGACACCAACTACGACCTGGCGCTGATCCGGTGGGGCTGCACCACGCTGCTGGACTCCGCACGGACCCTCGGCATCGACGACCCGCTCGCGCCGCGCTGGCAGGACGTGCTGGCGCGGCTCGTGCCGGCACCGACCGACGAGAACGGGTTCATGATCGGCGCGGGGCAGCCGTTCGCGATGTCCCACCGGCACTACTCGCACATGCTCTCCGTCTACCCGTTGTACCTGGTCAACTGGGAGCAGCCGGAGAACCGCGACCTGATCAGCACCTCGCTGGAGCACTGGATCAGCTTCACCGGCGCCCTCCAGGGCTACAGCTACACCGGTGCGGCCTCCTTCTCGGCGCAGATGCTCGACGGCGACCGTGCCGCCGGCTACCTCTCCGACCTGCTGCGGCTGTACGTCCAGCCGAACACCCTCTACAAGGAGTCGGGTCCGGTCATCGAGACGCCGCTGTCGGCGTCCCAGTCGCTGCACGACATGGTCTGCCAGAGCTGGGGCGGGGTCATCCGGGTCTTCCCGGCGGTGCCCGCCGGCTGGCGGGACGTGACCGTGCACGACTTCCGCACGCAGGGCGCGTTCCTGCTGAGCGCGGCGCGCGAGGGGGGTGCCACGCGGTGGGTGCGGTTGTTCAGCGAGGCCGGGGCCCCTTGCGTGGTGCGGACGGATATCGACGGGCCCGTCGAGGTGCGGGACGGGCGGGGGCGTGAGCTGGACTTCGAGGACCTCGGTGGGGGGACGTTGCGGGTGGGGGTGCGGCGGGGGGAGGAAGCGTGGGTGTTTCCGCGCGGCACGCGGCCCTCGGGGGTGGTGCGGGGGGTTGCGCCGAATGCTTCGGCTCCGCGGTGGGGCCTTCCGGCCCAGTGA
- a CDS encoding sodium:solute symporter family protein: protein MNGFDWAVLIAYFGVMAAIGWWSHKRVSDVSDFFTAGGRMPWWMSGISHHMSGYSAVMFTGYAGIAYQYGFTSFATWSFPIAVGVAIGIKTFAPRLNRLRSRLGVASPLEFLKDRYNVSTQQALAISGGLLKIVDVGAKWAAIATLLSVFTGLTLNQGILITGVVTAIYCTIGGLWADALTEMGQFIIQFIAGITMLVAVMSELGGFSSLWTIWDKLPASHSHPTTGPYTVTFFLAFVFIKTFEYNGGMWNQAQRYMATRSAAAASRSAALSAALWLVWPAVLFFPMWASPLLVHAKKPDASDSYALLTERLLPHGLLGLVVVGFFSHTMAMCSSDANAISAVFTRDILPAFNERARNWTHRVGLITARWTTIAFLALSMAVATQVSSPTFGSIIGVVIKWVAGLMGPIAIPFMLGMLRPWRRSGPTAALVSWALGLFAFWLTNYGLDGLSTQIQTATPVATSLVLYTVIGWIKPEVTVERDAILDRINTDGPDVGGPGVAAAAPAGVSD, encoded by the coding sequence ATGAACGGATTCGACTGGGCGGTGCTCATCGCCTACTTCGGCGTGATGGCGGCCATCGGCTGGTGGTCGCACAAGCGCGTCAGCGACGTCAGCGACTTCTTCACCGCGGGCGGCAGGATGCCCTGGTGGATGTCCGGAATCTCGCACCACATGTCCGGCTACAGCGCCGTCATGTTCACGGGATACGCGGGCATCGCCTACCAGTACGGCTTCACCTCCTTCGCCACGTGGTCGTTCCCGATCGCCGTCGGCGTCGCGATCGGCATCAAGACGTTCGCGCCGCGGCTCAACCGGCTGCGCTCCCGGCTCGGGGTCGCCTCGCCGCTGGAGTTCCTGAAGGACCGTTACAACGTGTCGACCCAGCAGGCGCTCGCGATATCCGGCGGCCTGCTGAAGATCGTCGACGTGGGCGCCAAGTGGGCCGCCATCGCGACGCTGCTCTCCGTCTTCACCGGGCTCACCCTCAACCAGGGCATCCTGATCACCGGCGTGGTCACCGCGATCTACTGCACGATCGGCGGGCTGTGGGCCGACGCGCTCACGGAGATGGGGCAGTTCATCATCCAGTTCATCGCCGGCATCACGATGCTGGTGGCCGTCATGTCCGAGCTGGGCGGCTTCTCCAGCCTCTGGACCATCTGGGACAAGCTGCCCGCCAGCCACTCGCACCCCACCACGGGCCCCTACACCGTGACGTTCTTCCTCGCGTTCGTCTTCATCAAGACGTTCGAGTACAACGGCGGCATGTGGAACCAGGCCCAGCGGTACATGGCCACCCGCAGCGCGGCCGCCGCCTCGCGGTCCGCGGCGCTGTCGGCGGCGCTGTGGCTGGTGTGGCCGGCGGTGCTGTTCTTCCCGATGTGGGCCTCGCCGCTGCTCGTCCACGCGAAGAAGCCGGACGCGTCCGACTCGTACGCGCTGCTCACCGAGCGCCTGCTGCCGCACGGGCTGCTCGGCCTGGTCGTCGTCGGGTTCTTCTCGCACACCATGGCCATGTGCTCGTCCGACGCCAACGCCATCTCGGCCGTCTTCACCCGGGACATCCTCCCGGCGTTCAACGAGCGTGCCCGCAACTGGACCCACCGGGTCGGGCTGATCACCGCACGGTGGACCACGATCGCGTTCCTGGCGCTGTCCATGGCGGTCGCCACGCAGGTGTCCTCGCCGACGTTCGGCAGCATCATCGGCGTGGTGATCAAGTGGGTGGCCGGTCTGATGGGGCCGATCGCCATCCCGTTCATGCTCGGCATGCTGAGGCCCTGGCGGCGGTCCGGGCCGACGGCCGCGCTGGTGTCCTGGGCGCTCGGCCTGTTCGCGTTCTGGCTGACCAACTACGGGCTCGACGGGCTGAGCACGCAGATCCAGACGGCCACGCCGGTGGCTACGTCGCTGGTGCTGTACACGGTGATCGGGTGGATCAAGCCGGAGGTGACGGTCGAGCGGGATGCGATTCTCGACCGGATCAATACGGACGGGCCCGATGTCGGGGGGCCCGGGGTTGCGGCGGCGGCTCCGGCTGGGGTTTCCGACTAG
- a CDS encoding fibronectin type III domain-containing protein produces MRRKSVLPALAAALALAGGALAAGTAASTASAASGSAGAADVYVAPSGDDHAKGDAHHPLRTLQRAQQLVRERNEDLRRDLTVHLASGTYRESEPLALDARDSGSNGHRVVWQGTAGTVISGGKQVTGWREVPGHKGTWSAPAPRGLDDTRQLYVDGARAVRAAGEVPVTLTKTDSGYTASSDTLASWPDNKGAEFVYTSGEALWNFQRDGLGQWTQPRCDVAAASGTTVTMVQPCWDNSNKRVEFPDIPGRTVSMVGPGALTNSAHVTYMENARELLDTPGEWYLDRASDTVYYMPRKGEDLRHADVEAPALQKLVDGRGTADAPLHDIAFRGVQFSYATWLEPSSPEGFSEIQAGYTISGPTGWADEGLCGFTEGGKCPFGDWTKEPGNVAVAYGHDIDFSGDAFVHLGAAGLELGDGTQNATVRGSVFTDISGNGMEIGGVDKPLAEGADVTHHVTVTDNHLYALPREYAGGVGIVNGYTQHNLISHNQIDHVGYSAISMGWGGWPDKIGSPATPNNSHDNTVSDNLITDYMQGLDDGGGIYTQGLTGTSMADGEKVTGNVIHGQFGLGKNVYTDNGCTYETVSGNVLYDASYANVFSTHVDYRDDLGNNDPTLISGNWWEQGDRDGDNKGVVTKGNHIITSPSDAPKDVVAGAGLEPAYRGLLGKRFGAPTAPVAPTRVATATGPSGTMLVTFNPSFVDGGAPVTAYQATAFDPAGHAASTARVSAAGFKTSALVRLTGLTDGVQYRVVVTALNSVGTGAASLPSAPLAPRASTALPAAPTGVKLKAQATAATVAWTPPTAVGDSPVIGYRITLTGPPGDRVIDVTGRDTLVGQPTAKGMFRVVGGLRPGTAYSVAVAAVTGAGTGPSATGSGTTPAA; encoded by the coding sequence GTGCGTAGGAAATCGGTTCTGCCCGCCCTCGCGGCGGCCCTCGCGTTGGCGGGCGGTGCGTTGGCCGCCGGAACAGCCGCATCCACCGCGTCCGCCGCATCCGGGTCCGCGGGCGCCGCGGACGTCTACGTCGCGCCGAGCGGCGACGACCACGCCAAGGGCGACGCCCACCACCCCCTCCGTACCCTCCAGCGTGCCCAGCAGCTGGTCCGGGAGCGGAACGAGGATCTGCGCCGGGATCTGACGGTGCATCTGGCCTCGGGTACCTACCGGGAGTCCGAGCCGCTCGCGCTCGACGCCCGGGACTCCGGGTCGAACGGCCACCGCGTGGTCTGGCAGGGCACCGCCGGCACCGTCATCAGCGGCGGCAAGCAGGTCACCGGCTGGCGCGAGGTGCCGGGGCACAAGGGGACGTGGTCCGCGCCGGCGCCGCGCGGCCTCGACGACACCCGGCAGCTCTACGTCGACGGGGCGCGCGCCGTGCGTGCGGCGGGCGAGGTGCCGGTGACCCTCACCAAGACCGACTCCGGCTACACCGCGTCCAGTGACACCCTCGCGTCCTGGCCGGACAACAAGGGCGCCGAGTTCGTGTACACCAGCGGCGAGGCGCTCTGGAACTTCCAGCGGGACGGCCTCGGCCAGTGGACCCAGCCGCGCTGCGACGTCGCCGCCGCCTCGGGCACCACCGTGACGATGGTCCAGCCCTGCTGGGACAACTCGAACAAGCGGGTGGAGTTCCCGGACATCCCCGGCCGCACCGTCAGCATGGTCGGCCCGGGGGCGCTCACCAACAGCGCGCACGTCACGTACATGGAGAACGCGCGCGAACTCCTCGACACCCCCGGCGAGTGGTATCTCGACCGCGCCTCGGACACCGTCTACTACATGCCGCGCAAGGGCGAGGACCTGCGGCACGCGGACGTGGAGGCGCCGGCGCTCCAGAAGCTGGTCGACGGGCGCGGGACCGCCGACGCCCCGCTGCACGACATCGCCTTCCGCGGGGTGCAGTTCTCGTACGCCACCTGGCTGGAGCCGTCCTCGCCGGAGGGCTTCTCCGAGATCCAGGCCGGCTACACCATCTCCGGGCCGACCGGCTGGGCCGACGAGGGGCTGTGCGGGTTCACCGAGGGCGGGAAGTGCCCGTTCGGCGACTGGACCAAGGAGCCCGGGAACGTCGCGGTCGCGTACGGGCACGACATCGACTTCAGCGGCGACGCCTTCGTGCACCTCGGCGCCGCGGGCCTCGAACTGGGCGACGGCACGCAGAACGCCACCGTGCGCGGCAGCGTCTTCACCGACATCTCCGGCAACGGCATGGAGATCGGCGGCGTCGACAAGCCCCTCGCGGAAGGCGCCGACGTCACCCACCACGTCACGGTGACCGACAACCACCTCTACGCGCTGCCCCGGGAGTACGCGGGCGGGGTGGGCATCGTCAACGGCTACACCCAGCACAACCTGATCTCCCACAACCAGATCGACCACGTCGGCTACTCGGCGATCTCCATGGGCTGGGGCGGCTGGCCGGACAAGATCGGCTCGCCGGCGACGCCCAACAACAGCCATGACAACACCGTCAGCGACAACCTGATCACCGACTACATGCAGGGCCTCGACGACGGCGGCGGCATCTACACGCAAGGGCTCACCGGCACGTCGATGGCCGACGGCGAGAAGGTCACCGGCAACGTCATCCACGGGCAGTTCGGCCTCGGCAAGAACGTCTACACCGACAACGGCTGCACCTACGAGACCGTCTCCGGCAACGTCCTGTACGACGCGTCCTACGCCAACGTCTTCAGCACCCACGTCGACTACCGCGACGACCTCGGCAACAACGACCCGACGCTGATCTCGGGCAACTGGTGGGAGCAGGGCGACCGGGACGGCGACAACAAGGGGGTCGTGACCAAGGGCAACCACATCATCACGTCCCCGTCGGACGCGCCGAAGGACGTGGTGGCGGGCGCCGGGCTCGAACCGGCCTACCGGGGGCTCCTCGGGAAGCGGTTCGGGGCGCCCACGGCTCCGGTGGCGCCCACCCGGGTCGCCACGGCCACCGGGCCCTCCGGGACGATGCTCGTCACCTTCAACCCGTCCTTCGTGGACGGGGGCGCGCCGGTGACGGCGTACCAGGCGACGGCGTTCGACCCGGCCGGGCACGCGGCGAGCACCGCGCGGGTCTCCGCGGCCGGCTTCAAGACGTCCGCACTGGTCCGGCTGACGGGGCTCACCGACGGGGTGCAGTACAGGGTCGTGGTGACGGCCCTCAACTCAGTCGGGACAGGCGCGGCGTCGCTGCCCTCGGCCCCGCTCGCGCCCCGCGCGTCGACCGCCCTGCCCGCGGCGCCGACCGGCGTGAAGCTGAAGGCCCAGGCGACGGCGGCGACGGTGGCGTGGACGCCGCCCACGGCCGTCGGCGACTCCCCGGTGATCGGGTACCGGATCACGCTCACAGGGCCGCCCGGCGACCGGGTCATCGACGTCACCGGGCGTGACACCCTGGTCGGCCAGCCCACGGCGAAGGGGATGTTCCGGGTGGTCGGCGGGCTGCGGCCCGGCACGGCGTACTCGGTCGCCGTCGCCGCGGTCACCGGCGCGGGCACCGGCCCTTCGGCCACCGGATCGGGTACGACTCCGGCGGCCTGA